A section of the Triticum dicoccoides isolate Atlit2015 ecotype Zavitan chromosome 7A, WEW_v2.0, whole genome shotgun sequence genome encodes:
- the LOC119333938 gene encoding mitogen-activated protein kinase kinase kinase 12-like has translation MVIAELIAGLVALIAELAVGDLGLSKVKCQTLISSGVSGMLPWMAPELLNGTTSLVSEKVDVYSFGIVLWEILTGEEPYAGLHYGAILGGIVMNTLRPPVPDSCDLEWRSLMEQCWATEPLQRPSFTQIAARLRSMAAAKKAQPYGN, from the exons aTGGTGATCGCCGAACTGATCGCTGGACTTGTGGCGCTGATCGCCGAACTTGCG GTTGGTGATCTTGGACTTTCCAAAGTAAAGTGCCAGACGCTCATCTCTTCTGGTGTGAGTGGAATGCTTCCATGGATGGCCCCAGAACTTCTGAATGGGACTACCAGCTTGGTCTCTGAAAAG GTTGACGTCTACTCTTTTGGGATTGTTCTGTGGGAAATCCTCACGGGAGAAGAGCCATATGCAGGTTTACATTACGGTGCTATTCTTG GTGGTATTGTGATGAACACTCTGCGGCCGCCCGTGCCTGACTCATGTGACCTAGAGTGGAGATCTCTGATGGAGCAATGCTGGGCGACAGAACCATTACAACGCCCAAGCTTTACCCAGATTGCTGCTAGATTGCGCTCCATGGCTGCAGCCAAGAAGGCGCAGCCCTACGGTAACTGA
- the LOC119333939 gene encoding alpha-terpineol synthase, chloroplastic-like, whose amino-acid sequence MYADRFPPAELHQRPADYQLKTWDYDSICAMRQQAQQDDKHSKQSSLQSSLKKRVRRLLLEEEEELATRLKIIDQLQSLGVAYHFEEEIRSILMSMHVHHAQLQLKHDLSSTALLFRMLRGHGISASIDMLSAFRDENGDFKAANPKDIDAFVALHEASYLAFPGEPMLDEARSFAVKKLEELMPSMSISMGPASQTERQGDLPLHWKVPRLQATWSLKQHRYNDERSIDHSILQLAAVDFNLVQAVHGAELVEVTKWWKETGLGEKLPFARDRLVECFFCATCIAPEPCLAGCRELLAKVGSLIVHLDDVYDLYGTFDELAAFTDAVGSWDDDALSTALPEYMKAMYSAIRSTSTEAADRVMKEQGRYDVLPLYKKAWHELCKAFLIEAKWQHEGQMPCLEEYLENGWVTSTGPLLLLHAFTMLQQQEQIDSWLRNHDDGDDMVYPKLVELCSMIFRLCNDCATHEAESERGEAASVITCRMGGGASKEEARAAVADAIAETWKKVNREVALSSSTGTGSTASLVCVNLARTIQCIYQDGDGITSPKDSRKQLVKDMLFTPVDLDIFGAH is encoded by the exons ATGTACGCGGACCGGTTCCCGCCGGCTGAGTTGCACCAGCGGCCGGCTGACTACCAACTCAAAACCTGGGACTACGACTCCATTTGCGCCATGAGGCAGCAGGCGCAACAAGACGACAAG CATAGCAAGCAAAGCTCACTCCAATCGAGCTTGAAGAAGAGAGTGAGGCGGCTTttgctcgaggaggaagaagagctggCAACTAGGCTCAAGATCATTGACCAACTCCAAAGTCTCGGTGTAGCATACCATTTCGAGGAGGAGATCAGAAGCATCCTCATGTCCATGCATGTGCATCATGCACAGCTTCAACTCAAGCATGACCTCTCATCAACAGCACTGCTATTTAGAATGCTCagaggacatggaatctctgcgtcCATAG ATATGTTGAGTGCATTCAGGGATGAGAATGGTGATTTCAAAGCTGCAAACCCCAAGGACATTGATGCTTTTGTTGCACTCCACGAAGCTTCCTACCTGGCCTTCCCAGGAGAGCCCATGCTGGACGAAGCAAGATCATTCGCCGTCAAGAAACTCGAAGAACTGATGCCGTCCATGTCGATCTCCATGGGGCCTGCTAGCCAAACGGAAAGACAAGGAGACCTCCCGTTGCACTGGAAAGTTCCCCGGCTGCAGGCGACATGGTCGCTGAAACAACACCGCTACAACGATGAGCGCTCGATCGATCATTCCATCCTGCAGCTCGCTGCGGTCGACTTCAACCTCGTGCAGGCCGTCCATGGAGCAGAGCTCGTGGAAGTCACCAAATGGTGGAAGGAGACCGGGTTGGGCGAGAAGCTACCGTTCGCGAGGGACCGTCTGGTGGAGTGCTTCTTCTGCGCGACCTGCATCGCACCCGAGCCCTGTCTCGCGGGCTGTCGCGAGCTGCTGGCCAAGGTGGGCTCCCTTATCGTCCACCTCGACGACGTCTACGACCTCTACGGCACGTTCGACGAGCTGGCTGCCTTCACAGATGCTGTCGGCAGCTGGGATGACGATGCTTTGTCGACGGCACTGCCGGAGTACATGAAGGCGATGTACTCAGCCATCCGGTCGACGTCGACGGAGGCAGCGGATCGGGTGATGAAGGAGCAAGGAAGATACGACGTGCTCCCGCTCTACAAGAAAGCA TGGCATGAGCTGTGTAAGGCATTCCTCATAGAAGCCAAGTGGCAGCACGAGGGGCAGATGCCATGCTTGGAGGAGTACCTTGAGAACGGGTGGGTCACGTCCACGGGGCCTCTGCTGCTGCTCCACGCTTTCACCATGCTCCAGCAGCAAGAGCAGATTGATTCATGGCTGCGCAatcacgacgacggcgacgacatgGTGTACCCCAAGCTGGTTGAGCTATGTTCCATGATCTTCCGGCTCTGCAACGACTGCGCGACCCACGAGGCCGAGTCGGAGCGGGGTGAGGCGGCGTCGGTCATCACCTGCCGCATGGGCGGTGGCGCGAGTAAGGAAGAGGCCCGGGCTGCGGTGGCGGACGCCATTGCCGAGACTTGGAAGAAGGTGAACAGGGAGGTCGCCTTGAGCAGCAGCACCGGGACCGGGAGCACGGCCAGCCTCGTCTGCGTCAACCTGGCGAGGACCATCCAATGCATCTATCAAGACGGCGACGGCATCACCTCGCCCAAGGACAGCCGGAAACAACTCGTCAAGGACATGCTTTTCACGCCTGTTGATCTAGATATTTTTGGCGCACACTAG